In a genomic window of Mesorhizobium sp. J428:
- a CDS encoding enoyl-CoA hydratase-related protein codes for MSDSLVLLDTKDRVATITINNAEKRNPLNLPTVEALIDALEAADADDEVLVIVLTGAGDRAFCAGGDLKAGADGGPFTGDISQPGHFVIGLFSLMEKCNKPIIGRINGHAMGGGSGLVCACDIAVMASTAKIATPEVKIGLFPMMIMPQMMRVIPRRRLLEMYITGEPWTAEQALEYGIVNYVTEPDALDAKVNELTSLITTRSPSAVRLGKYSYHAMQDMTIEQQFRFAETMLPRIAMTQDAREGFSAFIEKRVPDWTGR; via the coding sequence ATGTCAGATTCACTTGTGCTGCTGGATACCAAGGACCGGGTTGCGACGATCACCATCAACAACGCGGAAAAGCGCAATCCGTTGAATTTGCCGACCGTCGAGGCGCTGATTGACGCCTTAGAGGCGGCGGACGCCGATGACGAGGTGCTTGTCATCGTTCTGACCGGGGCTGGCGACCGCGCCTTCTGCGCAGGGGGCGATCTGAAGGCGGGCGCTGATGGCGGTCCGTTCACCGGCGACATCTCGCAGCCCGGACATTTCGTCATCGGCCTGTTTTCCCTGATGGAAAAATGCAACAAGCCGATCATCGGACGCATCAACGGGCATGCGATGGGCGGCGGATCGGGGCTGGTCTGCGCCTGCGATATTGCCGTCATGGCCAGCACCGCCAAGATCGCCACGCCCGAGGTCAAGATTGGGCTGTTTCCGATGATGATCATGCCGCAGATGATGAGGGTGATCCCGCGTCGTCGGCTCTTGGAAATGTATATCACCGGCGAACCCTGGACCGCCGAACAGGCGCTGGAATACGGTATCGTCAACTATGTGACCGAACCGGACGCGCTGGACGCCAAGGTGAACGAACTGACCAGCCTCATCACGACGCGCTCGCCCTCGGCCGTCCGGCTGGGGAAGTATTCCTATCACGCGATGCAGGACATGACGATCGAGCAGCAGTTCCGCTTTGCCGAAACGATGCTGCCGCGCATCGCAATGACCCAAGATGCGCGCGAGGGCTTTTCCGCTTTCATCGAGAAGCGCGTGCCAGACTGGACCGGGAGGTAG
- a CDS encoding acyclic terpene utilization AtuA family protein — protein sequence MTGRTVRIGCASGFWGDTPEAVGQLVTKGDIDYLVFDYLAEITMSLLARARTKSPEAGYAPDFVQAVAPFLPELKRKGIKVVANAGGVNPRGCREALAKAAEAAGIDISIGVVLGDDLLGRADEIRSRGATELFSGAPFPAKPMSMNAYLGARPIAAALDAGAEIVVTGRCADSAVALGPLMHEFGWKDDDWDKLSQGSLAGHLIECGPQGTGGNFTDWQDVPGWDDMGMPIVEVSEDGSFVMTKTLGTGGLVVPASVGEQMLYEIGDPQRYVLPDVICDWSQVTLEQVGPDRVMVKGARGLGRTDSYKVSATHADGWRAITTLTLAAIDAPAKAERVAEAILTRCRRIFRGRNLGDFRQVSVEVLGAEAAYGANARAQTREVVLKIGVTHDDRDALNIFAGEIAPMAVSSAQGLTGFFAGRPKVQPVVRLFSFLQDKADTPIAVEVDGKDLPVTVATEAVRLDASSAAAVEGREAGPGAVMVRLVELAWGRSGDKGDIANIGILARKPEYLPYIRSALTEETVKDYFEHLCNGPVERFELPGIHALNFLLHDSLGGGGIASVRIDPQGKGFAQMLLDIQIPVPADLAARDGLNASTPAEMTSP from the coding sequence ATGACTGGGCGAACTGTGCGCATCGGCTGCGCCTCGGGGTTCTGGGGCGACACGCCCGAGGCGGTTGGCCAACTGGTGACGAAGGGCGACATCGATTATCTGGTCTTCGACTATCTTGCCGAGATCACGATGTCGCTGCTTGCGCGGGCGCGGACGAAGTCGCCGGAAGCGGGTTATGCGCCGGACTTTGTCCAGGCAGTTGCGCCTTTTTTGCCAGAGCTCAAGCGCAAGGGGATAAAGGTTGTCGCGAATGCCGGCGGGGTCAATCCGCGCGGCTGCCGCGAGGCGCTGGCCAAGGCGGCTGAGGCGGCGGGCATCGACATTTCGATCGGCGTCGTGCTGGGTGATGATCTGCTGGGCCGCGCGGACGAGATCCGCTCCCGCGGCGCGACCGAGTTGTTTTCGGGCGCGCCTTTCCCGGCCAAGCCGATGAGCATGAACGCCTATCTCGGCGCGCGGCCGATTGCGGCCGCCCTCGATGCGGGTGCCGAGATCGTGGTGACCGGCCGCTGCGCTGACAGTGCTGTGGCGCTTGGGCCGCTGATGCATGAGTTCGGCTGGAAAGACGACGATTGGGACAAGCTCAGCCAGGGCTCGCTGGCCGGCCACCTGATCGAATGCGGCCCGCAGGGCACGGGCGGCAACTTCACCGATTGGCAGGATGTGCCGGGCTGGGACGATATGGGGATGCCGATCGTCGAAGTGTCGGAAGACGGCAGCTTTGTCATGACCAAGACGCTCGGCACGGGCGGGCTGGTGGTGCCGGCCTCGGTCGGCGAGCAGATGCTCTACGAAATCGGCGATCCGCAGCGCTACGTCCTGCCCGATGTGATCTGCGACTGGTCGCAGGTGACACTGGAGCAGGTGGGGCCCGACCGGGTGATGGTGAAGGGCGCGCGGGGGCTGGGACGCACCGACAGCTACAAGGTGTCGGCCACCCATGCCGACGGCTGGCGGGCGATCACCACGCTGACGCTGGCCGCGATCGACGCGCCTGCCAAGGCCGAACGTGTGGCCGAGGCCATTCTGACCCGCTGCCGCCGCATTTTCCGCGGGCGCAACCTCGGTGATTTCCGGCAGGTCAGCGTGGAGGTGCTGGGCGCCGAGGCCGCCTATGGCGCCAACGCCCGCGCCCAGACCCGCGAGGTGGTACTGAAGATCGGCGTGACCCATGATGACCGCGATGCGCTGAACATCTTCGCCGGAGAGATCGCGCCGATGGCGGTCTCCTCCGCGCAGGGGCTGACGGGTTTCTTCGCCGGTCGGCCAAAGGTGCAGCCGGTGGTCCGTCTCTTCTCCTTCCTGCAGGACAAGGCCGATACCCCGATCGCGGTCGAGGTCGACGGCAAAGACTTGCCCGTCACCGTTGCGACCGAGGCGGTGCGACTTGATGCTTCCTCCGCGGCAGCGGTGGAAGGCCGCGAGGCCGGTCCCGGCGCGGTGATGGTGCGCCTGGTCGAACTGGCCTGGGGCCGCTCGGGCGACAAGGGGGACATCGCCAATATCGGTATTCTCGCCCGCAAGCCCGAGTATTTGCCCTATATCCGCTCGGCGCTGACCGAAGAGACCGTGAAGGACTACTTTGAGCATCTCTGCAATGGCCCGGTCGAGCGGTTCGAACTGCCCGGCATTCATGCGCTGAACTTCCTGCTGCACGACTCGCTCGGCGGCGGCGGCATCGCATCGGTCAGGATCGACCCGCAGGGCAAGGGCTTCGCACAGATGCTCCTCGATATCCAAATACCTGTGCCGGCCGATCTGGCCGCGCGCGACGGGCTGAACGCCTCGACCCCAGCTGAGATGACAAGCCCATGA
- a CDS encoding acetyl/propionyl/methylcrotonyl-CoA carboxylase subunit alpha, whose translation MTISKLLVANRGEIAARVLRTAKERGLATAVLRHASEQEGPAHAIADEVVTIDGPTPVAAYLDIPQIVEVAKRIGADAVHPGYGFLSENAGFVAALEKTGVTFVGPTSDVIDLMGDKVRARAFVEERGFPVAPSAIEDDGPATFIERARAVGYPLLIKPSAGGGGKGMRVVREDAALEAEIEAARREGKRYFGDGRLFVERYIERPRHIEVQVMGDGKGNVVHFWERECSIQRRFQKIIEETPSPALSPEQRLDICETAAGIARAVNYRGAGTVEFIYAQDGAFYFLEMNTRLQVEHPVTEMVTGFDLVAEQLRIAAGEGLSAAQADIPQTGHSIELRICAEDATADFRPSIGNILLLDEPRGEGVRVDSGILDGGKVTTDFDPMLSKLIVHGSDRAQAIARARHAVQNYVILGVTTNTGYLDAILAHPDFASGDVSTGFLAEQADALTAPGENVDDLLMVVAALSDERLVAEVMQISDMHRKMGGWRN comes from the coding sequence ATGACCATTTCAAAACTTCTGGTCGCCAATCGCGGCGAGATCGCGGCGCGCGTCCTGCGCACCGCCAAGGAACGCGGCCTCGCGACCGCCGTGCTGCGCCATGCATCCGAGCAGGAGGGGCCAGCCCATGCCATCGCGGATGAGGTTGTGACCATCGATGGGCCCACGCCCGTGGCCGCCTATCTCGACATCCCGCAGATTGTCGAGGTTGCAAAACGGATCGGCGCGGATGCGGTGCATCCCGGCTACGGTTTTCTGTCGGAAAACGCGGGCTTCGTGGCCGCGCTGGAAAAAACGGGAGTGACCTTCGTCGGCCCGACCTCCGATGTCATCGACCTGATGGGCGACAAGGTACGCGCACGGGCCTTTGTCGAAGAGCGCGGATTTCCCGTCGCCCCGTCGGCCATCGAGGATGACGGCCCCGCGACCTTTATCGAACGCGCCCGTGCCGTGGGCTATCCACTGCTGATCAAGCCTTCGGCAGGCGGCGGCGGCAAAGGAATGCGCGTGGTGCGCGAGGATGCCGCGCTGGAGGCGGAGATCGAGGCCGCACGGCGCGAGGGCAAGCGCTATTTCGGAGATGGCCGGCTGTTTGTCGAACGGTATATCGAACGCCCGCGCCATATCGAGGTGCAGGTGATGGGGGACGGGAAGGGCAATGTGGTCCACTTCTGGGAGCGCGAATGCTCGATCCAGCGCCGATTCCAGAAGATCATAGAGGAAACGCCGTCTCCGGCGCTTTCGCCCGAACAACGCCTGGACATCTGCGAAACCGCCGCCGGGATTGCCCGCGCCGTCAACTACCGCGGTGCCGGGACGGTCGAGTTCATCTATGCTCAGGACGGTGCCTTCTATTTCCTGGAAATGAACACCCGCCTTCAGGTCGAACATCCCGTGACCGAGATGGTGACGGGCTTCGACCTGGTCGCCGAGCAGCTACGCATTGCGGCGGGAGAGGGGCTGAGCGCCGCCCAAGCCGACATTCCGCAGACGGGCCACTCGATCGAGCTGCGCATCTGCGCCGAGGATGCAACGGCCGATTTCCGCCCCTCGATCGGGAATATCCTGCTGCTGGACGAACCACGGGGCGAGGGGGTTCGCGTCGACAGCGGCATCCTGGACGGCGGTAAGGTGACGACCGATTTCGACCCGATGCTGTCCAAGCTGATCGTGCATGGATCGGATCGTGCGCAGGCCATCGCCCGTGCGCGTCACGCGGTGCAAAACTACGTGATCCTCGGTGTAACGACCAACACCGGCTATCTGGATGCGATCCTGGCCCATCCCGATTTCGCGTCGGGCGACGTCTCGACCGGTTTCCTGGCCGAGCAGGCGGATGCATTGACCGCGCCGGGCGAGAATGTGGACGACCTGCTGATGGTGGTTGCCGCCCTGTCGGACGAAAGGCTGGTGGCCGAAGTGATGCAGATATCGGATATGCACCGCAAGATGGGTGGTTGGAGAAACTGA
- a CDS encoding biotin/lipoyl-containing protein, with product MPGVVVSVAVKPGDIVAAGQPLLVIESMKLETTLAAPRDGVVAEIPFAAGDSFGLKDVLAQLAPEED from the coding sequence ATGCCGGGGGTCGTCGTCTCGGTGGCGGTCAAACCGGGAGACATCGTTGCCGCGGGCCAGCCGCTTCTGGTCATCGAAAGCATGAAGCTTGAAACCACCCTTGCCGCGCCGCGCGACGGTGTGGTTGCCGAAATCCCGTTTGCCGCGGGCGACAGTTTCGGGCTGAAGGACGTCCTTGCCCAGCTGGCTCCGGAGGAGGACTGA
- a CDS encoding acyl-CoA carboxylase subunit beta, which yields MRRIESQIDTNAPDYKANFAAMSARLKEFHARQHAARFERPQRDNDRLARQNKLGVRERLKLLLDPGTPFLEFSTLAACREYDGAVPGAAVVTGIGIVQGREVAIHANDASVKGGAWYPLTVKKIVRLLDVALENRLPVIHICDSAGGFLPLQHGVFPDRYLGGRVFRNQVKLSQANIPQIAVVGGHCTAGGAYVPTLSDYNIIIEGTGAIFLGGPPLVKAATGEEVGVQELGGAVMHTSVSGTGDYRAATEQHAFSLAREIVSQWKRMPKTIIETAACEEPYYDPKELYGIIPKDRKTQFDMREVLARIVDGSRFHEYQPDYGTTLVCGFAYIWGYKVGILANNGVLFNDSSLKAAHFMQLCNQNRTPLVFFQNITGYMVGREYEERGIAKDGAKMLMAQGGSVVPKFTVIANASYGAGNYGMCGRAWDARTLFMWPQAEIGVMGADQAANTLADVKIRQLQREGKELTDEEVAAIREPVLERYKRDVEAYTSTSEIWDDGILDPVNTRNALAMSISAALNAPIDDPHYGIFRL from the coding sequence ATGCGCCGGATCGAAAGCCAGATCGACACGAACGCCCCCGACTACAAGGCAAACTTCGCCGCCATGTCCGCACGGCTGAAGGAGTTTCACGCCCGCCAGCACGCGGCGCGTTTCGAGCGGCCCCAACGGGACAACGACCGCCTGGCACGCCAGAACAAACTGGGCGTGCGCGAGCGGCTGAAGCTGTTGCTGGACCCCGGCACGCCGTTCCTGGAGTTTTCCACCCTCGCCGCATGTCGCGAATATGACGGGGCGGTGCCCGGTGCCGCCGTGGTGACGGGCATCGGTATCGTACAAGGGCGCGAAGTCGCCATTCATGCCAACGATGCCAGCGTCAAGGGCGGGGCCTGGTATCCGCTGACCGTGAAGAAGATCGTGCGGCTTCTGGATGTCGCGCTGGAGAACCGCCTGCCGGTCATCCACATCTGCGACAGCGCCGGCGGCTTCCTGCCGCTCCAACACGGCGTGTTCCCGGACAGGTATCTGGGCGGCCGGGTGTTTCGCAACCAGGTCAAGCTGAGCCAGGCCAACATCCCCCAGATCGCAGTGGTCGGGGGGCATTGCACCGCAGGCGGCGCCTATGTGCCAACGCTGAGCGATTACAACATCATCATCGAGGGCACAGGCGCCATCTTTCTGGGCGGTCCGCCGCTGGTCAAGGCGGCCACCGGCGAAGAAGTCGGCGTTCAGGAACTTGGCGGGGCAGTCATGCACACCTCGGTCTCGGGCACGGGCGATTATCGCGCTGCAACCGAACAGCACGCCTTTTCTCTGGCACGCGAGATTGTCAGCCAGTGGAAGCGGATGCCCAAGACGATCATCGAGACTGCGGCTTGCGAAGAGCCGTACTACGATCCGAAGGAGCTCTATGGGATCATCCCCAAGGATCGGAAAACCCAGTTCGACATGCGTGAGGTGCTGGCGCGGATCGTGGACGGCTCACGCTTTCACGAATACCAGCCCGATTACGGCACCACGCTTGTCTGCGGCTTTGCCTATATCTGGGGCTACAAGGTGGGAATCCTGGCCAACAACGGGGTGTTGTTCAACGACAGCTCGCTTAAGGCTGCGCATTTCATGCAACTTTGCAACCAGAACCGCACGCCGCTGGTCTTCTTCCAGAACATCACCGGCTACATGGTGGGCCGCGAGTATGAAGAGCGCGGTATCGCCAAGGACGGCGCCAAGATGCTCATGGCGCAGGGCGGCTCGGTCGTGCCGAAATTCACAGTGATCGCCAATGCCTCGTATGGGGCGGGTAATTACGGCATGTGCGGGCGGGCCTGGGATGCGCGCACGCTGTTCATGTGGCCGCAGGCCGAGATCGGCGTGATGGGTGCCGACCAGGCCGCCAACACCTTGGCCGACGTCAAGATCCGGCAGCTTCAACGCGAAGGCAAAGAACTGACCGACGAGGAGGTCGCCGCGATCCGAGAACCGGTGCTGGAGCGCTACAAGCGCGACGTGGAGGCCTATACCTCGACCTCTGAGATTTGGGATGACGGCATCCTCGATCCCGTCAACACCAGAAATGCTTTGGCGATGTCGATCTCTGCCGCACTTAATGCTCCGATTGACGATCCGCACTACGGGATATTCCGCCTGTGA
- a CDS encoding luciferase family protein has protein sequence MLKIPPREGPRPKTTPCAPHTQISQNPDARFHRAFKDRAFDFPFVTRQPSMISVPGAEALCLKHGHGRGCRKAFMIGNEFAHVHPPEDGSLHMMLPEEAVPQIVDLGWAEPHPMAAAGMIRQPQLWSTAPETRWRSKRFSNSCACLMTLPVASSGGSTASFFDGKNRAALAKIDRRSACADGPFDLLVAGASVGSQ, from the coding sequence GTGCTGAAGATACCCCCACGCGAGGGGCCAAGGCCCAAGACCACGCCTTGCGCCCCGCATACGCAGATCAGCCAGAACCCGGATGCACGGTTCCATCGGGCGTTCAAGGACAGGGCTTTCGATTTTCCTTTTGTCACGCGCCAGCCTTCGATGATCTCTGTCCCGGGCGCCGAGGCGCTGTGCCTCAAACACGGGCACGGCCGCGGTTGCCGCAAGGCGTTCATGATCGGCAATGAGTTCGCCCATGTCCATCCGCCGGAGGACGGCAGCCTGCACATGATGCTGCCGGAGGAGGCCGTGCCGCAGATCGTCGATCTGGGCTGGGCGGAGCCGCATCCGATGGCGGCGGCCGGCATGATCCGTCAACCGCAGTTATGGTCTACGGCCCCCGAAACGAGGTGGAGATCGAAACGGTTCTCGAACTCCTGCGCCTGTCTTATGACTTTGCCTGTGGCAAGCTCGGGCGGGTCGACAGCGTCGTTCTTTGACGGAAAGAACCGAGCGGCGCTTGCTAAGATAGATCGTCGATCCGCTTGCGCCGACGGTCCTTTCGATCTCCTTGTCGCCGGCGCCAGTGTTGGTAGCCAGTAG